Proteins from a single region of Kluyveromyces lactis strain NRRL Y-1140 chromosome A complete sequence:
- a CDS encoding uncharacterized protein (no similarity), which produces MHGNVWSTKTLDVSVSVSVSGSKKKCFMANMKEKIHSQDTKRQHHVSYLVSHVWYDMGRPMLVESRYRQSTCLTHNRHPLPEMQKKKSTA; this is translated from the coding sequence ATGCATGGAAATGTCTGGAGTACCAAGACGCTAGACGTGTCCGTGTCCGTGTCCGTGTCCggttcaaagaaaaagtgtTTCATGGCAAatatgaaagaaaagattcaCAGCCAAGACACCAAAAGACAACACCATGTTTCATACCTTGTTAGCCATGTATGGTACGATATGGGAAGACCTATGTTAGTAGAAAGCAGGTACCGTCAATCAACCTGCTTAACCCATAATCGTCATCCTCTACCAGAgatgcaaaaaaaaaaatctacTGCCTGA
- the ENP2 gene encoding ribosome biosynthesis protein ENP2 (similar to uniprot|P48234 Saccharomyces cerevisiae YGR145W ENP2 Essential nucleolar protein of unknown function contains WD repeats interacts with Mpp10p and Bfr2p and has homology to Spb1p): protein MVLKSTSASEISVYQVSGTNVARSLPDWIAKKRKRSLKNDLEYQNRVELIQDFEFSEASNKIKVTPDGNYVMATGTYKPQIHVYDFSNLSLKFERHTDAENIDFCILSEDWTKSVHLQNDRTIQFQNKGGIHYTTRIPKFGRSLAYNKVNCDLYVGASSNELYRLNLEQGRFLNPFKLDTEGVNHVSINEVNGLLAASMETNVVEFWDPRSRSRVAKLHLENNLDSADFQVTCSSFKNDGLNFACGTSNGYSYIYDLRTSEPSIVKDQGYGFAVNKIIWLDSVEDSNKILTCDKRIAKIWNKNDGKAYASMEPSVDINDIEHVPGTGMFFTANEGIPMHTYYIPNLGPAPRWCSFLDSITEELEEKPSDSVYSNYRFITKADVKKLNLTHLIGSKVLRAYMHGFFINTELYDKVALIANPNSYRDEREREIRRRIEKERESRIKSTGAITTSKVKVNKMLVDKLSEKRGDKVAGKVLEDDRFKEMFEDDAFQVDEDDYDYKQLNPVKSARETSEGAAKRIRALTAAEESDEERIAARDGKSNYSDESDSESESESDEGNGERDQDMSEKEKKAIAKQVAVVKRRREAKEKEQKFMNELTVGQIESREQDAINMTFDKKVKQLNKEIGSSRSKDAIVRKNHRGEAELTFVPKKAPQKKKKVKFENNSDGDDDDETAKVDNGRTKPRFDGRRRASKNVFRGM from the coding sequence ATAGAGTTGAGTTGATTCAAGATTTTGAGTTTAGCGAAGCCTCCAATAAAATTAAAGTCACTCCGGATGGGAATTATGTGATGGCTACTGGTACTTACAAACCTCAAATTCATGTTTATGATTTTAGTAATctatcattgaaatttgaGAGACATACAGATGCCGAGAACATAGACTTCTGTATACTTTCTGAGGACTGGACTAAATCCGTTCATTTACAGAATGATAGAACCATTCAGTTCCAAAATAAAGGTGGTATCCATTACACTACTCGTATTCCCAAATTTGGTAGGTCCTTAGCATACAATAAAGTGAACTGTGACTTATACGTCGGCGCATCATCGAATGAACTTTATAGATTAAATTTGGAGCAGGGTAGGTTTTTAAACCCTTTCAAACTGGATACAGAAGGTGTTAATCATGTATCCATCAATGAGGTGAATGGATTATTAGCAGCATCCATGGAAACAAACGTCGTTGAATTTTGGGATCCAAGAAGTAGGTCAAGAGTCGCCAAGCTTCATCTTGAAAATAATCTCGATTCTGCAGACTTCCAAGTAACGTGCTCAAGCTTCAAGAACGACGGACTCAATTTTGCATGTGGTACTTCCAACGGTTACTCTTATATATACGACTTAAGAACTTCTGAACCAAGCATAGTGAAGGATCAGGGTTATGGTTTTGCAGTGAACAAGATTATATGGTTAGATTCAGTAGAGGATTCCAACAAAATTTTGACATGTGATAAGAGAATTGCCAAGATATGGAATAAGAACGATGGTAAAGCTTATGCCTCAATGGAACCAAGTGTTGATATCAACGATATTGAGCATGTTCCAGGCACTGGTATGTTTTTCACAGCCAATGAAGGTATTCCAATGCATACGTATTATATTCCAAATCTAGGGCCAGCGCCAAGGTGGTGTTCGTTCTTGGATTCGATCacagaagaattggaagagaaACCAAGCGATTCTGTTTACTCGAACTACAGATTCATCACGAAGGCAGAtgtgaagaaattgaatttgacTCACTTGATTGGCTCCAAGGTTTTGAGAGCATACATGCAcggtttcttcatcaatacAGAGTTGTATGATAAGGTAGCATTGATTGCTAATCCAAACTCTTACCGtgatgaaagagaaagagaaattagACGTCGgattgaaaaggaaagagaaTCAAGAATCAAGAGTACAGGTGCTATTACTACATCTAAGGTCAAGGTTAACAAGATGTTGGTTGATAAGTTGAGCGAAAAACGTGGTGATAAAGTTGCTGGTAAAGTATTGGAAGATGATCGTTTCAAGGAAAtgtttgaagatgatgcCTTCCAAGTGGATGAAGACGACTATGATTACAAGCAATTGAATCCTGTTAAATCTGCTAGAGAAACCTCGGAAGGTGCCGCCAAGCGTATTAGAGCTTTGACGGCGGCTGAAGAATcggatgaagaaagaatagcCGCTAGAGATGGCAAATCTAACTATTCAGACGAATCTGACTCTGAATCCGAATCTGAGTCTGATGAAGGAAACGGTGAAAGAGATCAAGATATGTcagagaaggaaaagaaggcCATCGCTAAGCAAGTAGCGGTAGTGAAACGTAGAAGAGAGGCAAAAGAGAAGGAACAAAAGTTCATGAATGAATTGACTGTGGGGCAAATAGAATCTCGCGAACAAGACGCAATTAACATGACATTCGATAAGAAGGTAAAACAACTTAATAAAGAGATTGGTTCCAGTAGATCTAAAGATGCAATTGTACGCAAAAATCATCGTGGTGAAGCTGAACTAACGtttgttccaaagaagGCTcctcaaaagaagaagaaagttaAATTCGAAAACAACAGCGATGGTGAcgacgatgatgaaacCGCCAAGGTGGACAATGGTAGAACGAAGCCCAGATTCGacggaagaagaagagcttcTAAGAATGTTTTCCGTGGCATGTAA
- a CDS encoding elongation factor Tu (highly similar to uniprot|P02992 Saccharomyces cerevisiae YOR187W TUF1 Mitochondrial translation elongation factor Tu comprises both GTPase and guanine nucleotide exchange factor activities while these activities are found in separate proteins in S. pombe and humans) — MSFLAPRFLTTKVFRPMSIGARTFSSSIRVSAAAFDRSKPHLNIGTIGHVDHGKTTLTAAITKTLAERGGADFLDYSSIDKAPEERARGITISTAHVEYETDKRHYSHVDCPGHADYIKNMITGAAQMDGAIIVVAATDGQMPQTREHLLLARQVGVQHIVVFVNKVDTIDDPEMLELVEMEMRELLTQYGFDGDNTPVIMGSALCALEGKQPEIGEQAIMKLLDAVDEYIPTPARDLEKPFLMPVEDIFSISGRGTVVTGRVERGNLKKGEEIEIVGHNTTPFKTTVTGIEMFRKELDQAMAGDNAGVLLRGVRRDQLKRGMVLAKPGTVKAHTKFLASLYILTKEEGGRHSGFGENYRPQIYVRTADVTVVLKFPEAVEDHSMQVMPGDNVEMECELVHPTPLEAGQRFNIREGGKTVGTGLVTRILE, encoded by the coding sequence ATGTCTTTCTTGGCCCCTAGATTTTTGACCACCAAGGTTTTCAGACCTATGTCTATTGGTGCAAGaaccttttcttcgtcaatCCGTGTCTCTGCTGCTGCTTTTGACCGTTCTAAACCACATTTGAACATTGGTACCATCGGCCACGTCGATCATGGTAAGACTACTTTGACTGCTGCCATCACCAAGACTTTGGCTGAACGTGGTGGTGCTGATTTCTTGGACTACTCTTCCATTGACAAGGctccagaagaaagagCGAGAGGTATCACTATTTCTACTGCACATGTTGAATATGAAACTGACAAGAGACATTACTCTCACGTCGACTGTCCAGGTCATGCTGATTACATCAAGAATATGATTACTGGTGCTGCCCAAATGGATGGTGCTAtcattgttgttgctgctaCAGATGGTCAAATGCCTCAAACCAGAGAACATTTGTTGTTGGCTAGACAAGTTGGTGTTCAACACATCGTTGTTTTCGTTAACAAGGTTGACACTATCGATGACCCTGAAATGTTAGAATTGgttgaaatggaaatgaGAGAATTATTGACCCAATACGGTTTCGATGGTGACAACACTCCAGTCATCATGGGTTCTGCTTTGTGTGCTTTAGAAGGTAAGCAACCAGAAATTGGTGAACAAGCAATCATGAAGTTATTGGACGCTGTTGACGAATACATCCCAACTCCAGCTCGTGATTTGGAAAAGCCTTTCTTGATGCCTGTTGAAGATATCTTCTCCATCTCCGGTAGAGGTACCGTCGTAACTGGTAGAGTTGAACGTGGTAACTTGAAGAAGGGtgaagaaatcgaaatcGTTGGTCACAACACCACTCCATTCAAGACCACTGTTACTGGTATTGAAATGTTCAGAAAGGAATTGGACCAAGCTATGGCTGGTGATAACGCTGGTGTCTTGTTGAGAGGTGTCAGAAGAGACCAATTAAAGAGAGGTATGGTCTTGGCCAAGCCAGGTACTGTCAAGGCTCACACCAAATTCTTGGCCTCTTTGTATATCTTGACCAAGGAAGAAGGTGGTAGACATTCCGGTTTCGGTGAAAATTACAGACCTCAAATCTACGTTAGAACTGCTGATGTCACCGTTGTTTTGAAGTTCCCAGAAGCTGTTGAAGATCACTCTATGCAAGTCATGCCAGGTGACAACGTCGAAATGGAATGTGAATTGGTTCACCCAACTCCTTTGGAAGCTGGTCAACGTTTCAACATCAGAGAAGGTGGTAAGACTGTCGGTACTGGTCTAGTCACTAGAATCTTGGAGTAA
- a CDS encoding C2H2-type zinc finger protein (weakly similar to uniprot|Q6Q5F4 Saccharomyces cerevisiae YPR015C), with amino-acid sequence MNLNFNQTHHMVLDSDVPYRRHSSLEAKYAHSSKNVMYQLVRDKTAELRRLVEGFVTDETVNSTEHNVIQTEVLQILNILHASTYVPTTAFPSPLSTSWNTNQTTVANNNTSNTRNSVSQVVTDTSSNLPTSNDNSMDYTPMRSVGSFVNFQSNYSYRTLPQSVNDRESIEAKRCVAEKPKSDLSAANNVRVLIQLPPVNTLLMKENDINNSHQHYPLSQPANMYHQNQQHFPIQHHDSVSQESSQFQPLQDRHYHQTGTTPVPPMMVTTNDAAGPVIPSTANASQIQEEQDGSVVNDKDDHSSGSTTERETTLRISKTELDGSITNAMPINDSSLPLKKNQCHICGRICSRPSTLQTHLSIHTGDKPYKCPKRNCHKRFNVKSNMLRHYKRHEFKSAAAATAAGQRQHQTAPRTNEANFVNA; translated from the coding sequence atgaatctgaatttCAATCAGACGCATCATATGGTATTAGACTCGGATGTCCCGTATAGAAGACATTCGTCGTTGGAAGCGAAATATGcccattcttcaaaaaatgtCATGTATCAACTTGTTAGGGACAAAACCGCAGAGCTGAGAAGACTTGTGGAAGGATTCGTGACAGATGAGACTGTGAATAGCACTGAACATAATGTTATACAAACGGAGGTTTTacaaattttgaatattcttCATGCTAGTACGTATGTCCCAACAACAGCGTTCCCGTCACCACTTTCTACTAGTTGGAACACCAACCAGACGACAGTCGCAAATAATAACACCAGTAATACCAGAAACTCAGTGAGTCAAGTCGTTACTGACACTAGCAGCAATTTGCCAACTTCAAACGATAATAGTATGGATTACACACCGATGAGGTCTGTTGGATCCTTTGTGAACTTCCAATCGAATTACAGCTATCGGACACTACCGCAAAGCGTCAATGACAGAGAGTCAATCGAGGCGAAAAGATGCGTTGCTGAAAAGCCCAAAAGCGATCTCTCTGCCGCAAACAACGTCCGAGTTCTGATACAGCTCCCGCCAGTGAATACTTTGctaatgaaagaaaatgacatCAATAATAGTCACCAACATTACCCTTTGTCTCAGCCGGCGAACATGTATCATCAAAACCAACAACATTTCCCGATCCAACATCACGATAGCGTAAGCCAAGAGTCATCGCAATTTCAGCCACTGCAAGATCGCCATTACCATCAAACAGGAACCACCCCAGTACCGCCGATGATGGTGACTACAAACGATGCTGCTGGGCCAGTAATACCTTCTACGGCAAACGCTAGCCAGATCCAAGAAGAGCAGGATGGTAGTGTAGTGAATGATAAAGACGATCACAGTTCAGGTTCCACAACGGAAAGAGAAACTACGCTCCGAATTTCCAAAACCGAGCTGGATGGCTCCATAACAAACGCCATGCCAATCAACGATTCGAGTCTCCCCCTCAAGAAAAACCAATGTCATATCTGCGGCAGGATTTGTTCTAGACCTTCCACGCTACAAACGCATCTCTCCATACATACCGGTGATAAACCTTATAAATGCCCCAAGCGCAATTGCCACAAGCGTTTCAACGTCAAAAGCAATATGCTAAGGCATTATAAGAGACACGAATTCAAatctgctgctgctgctaCAGCTGCTGGCCAGCGTCAGCATCAGACAGCACCAAGAACAAATGAGGCAAACTTTGTCAATGCCTGA
- a CDS encoding uncharacterized protein (weakly similar to uniprot|Q04602 Saccharomyces cerevisiae YDR119W Uncharacterized transporter), producing the protein MVESDRTSLLQPVRNALNPELSEGLPAYVGAEVAETEHLLESEDEAREGLQVSEMSRARLHIIISSMCLGSFLAALDNTIVTTLLSHIASEFNELSHISWIATAYLLSSATFQPLYGKISDIFGRRPLIIISNLFFILGCLICGLSKNLWTLVAGRFIAGIGGGGVTSLGSITASDIVPLRSRALYQGIFNFFFGLGIAIGGLIGGWFSESKNGWRMAFLVQVPLCAISLVLIIIFLKLPPGCKGLGLVSNDKDGKVDIKDKLKRIDWLGSLSLVTFLFAFMLASSLGGKEIPYNSNIFKLLVVATILSGTAFIYVELYISDDPILPIRFLTNRSILGASFANWFCMMSGVTLAFYVPVYWSSVQNLKPTDMGKRIAPNFFSTAFGSIGAGYYMKKTGRYYGFLLKFTGLMVLGQLQVLLMKPDISTWRQYILLPLPHFGSSVLITVTLLAMIAAVPHEHQAATTSISYAFRSTGSTLGVSVGAALFRNKLSGSLFDSVMKFESDKYSKEYLLSIIKQASESSEYVHANAPKFIQATLIQCYEQACKSTFAFCFLISIFAWISCGVIKEYKLHTSMERK; encoded by the coding sequence ATGGTAGAATCTGACCGTACCTCCTTGCTACAACCTGTTCGTAATGCTTTGAATCCGGAATTATCCGAAGGTTTGCCAGCTTACGTTGGTGCCGAGGTGGCAGAAACGGAACACTTGTTGGAGAGTGAGGATGAAGCTCGTGAAGGATTACAGGTTTCTGAAATGTCTCGCGCAAGACTTCATATCATCATATCATCAATGTGTTTGGGATCTTTCTTGGCAGCTCTGGATAATACTATCGTAACCACCTTGCTTTCCCATATTGCCTCAGAATTTAATGAATTATCACATATATCCTGGATTGCCACGGCGTACTTGTTGAGTAGTGCCACATTTCAACCGTTATATGGGAAAATTTCTGATATCTTTGGTAGGAGGCCCTTGATTATTATCAGTAATCTATTCTTCATTCTCGGATGCTTAATATGTGGACTATCCAAAAATCTGTGGACCTTGGTGGCAGGTAGATTTATTGCTGGTATTGGTGGAGGTGGTGTCACCTCCTTGGGAAGTATCACTGCCAGTGATATTGTCCCACTAAGATCTAGAGCACTTTATCAAGgtatcttcaacttcttctttggcCTTGGTATTGCCATTGGAGGTCTTATTGGAGGTTGGTTTAGTGAAAGTAAAAATGGATGGAGAATGGCATTTTTGGTGCAAGTACCACTGTGTGCTATCAGTTTAGTACttattatcatatttttgaaattaccACCTGGTTGCAAGGGATTGGGTCTTGTTTCTAATGATAAGGATGGTAAAGTTGATATTAAAGACAAACTAAAGAGAATTGACTGGCTCGGTTCCTTATCATTAGTCACTTTCTTATTCGCATTCATGTTAGCCAGTTCCCTGGGTGGTAAAGAGATTCCTTACAACAGtaatattttcaagttACTAGTAGTAGCAACTATTTTATCAGGAACTGCTTTCATTTACGTTGAGCTCTACATCTCAGATGATCCCATCTTGCCGATCAGATTTTTGACTAACAGAAGTATACTTGGCGCATCTTTCGCGAATTGGTTCTGTATGATGAGTGGTGTCACTCTAGCGTTCTATGTACCTGTTTATTGGTCCAGCGTTCAGAATCTCAAGCCTACAGATATGGGTAAACGTATAGCAccaaatttcttcagtaCTGCGTTCGGTTCAATCGGAGCTGGATACTACATGAAAAAGACTGGCCGTTACTACGGGTTCCTATTGAAATTTACCGGTCTAATGGTCCTTGGGCAACTACAAGTGTTGCTAATGAAGCCCGATATCAGCACATGGAGACAGTACATCTTGCTCCCATTACCTCACTTTGGATCTTCTGTCTTGATAACGGTTACACTTCTTGCCATGATTGCAGCGGTTCCACATGAACACCAAGCCGCTACCACGTCAATTTCCTACGCTTTCAGATCAACTGGTAGTACACTTGGTGTGTCCGTAGGCGCTGCTTTGTTCAGAAACAAGCTCTCTGGATCATTGTTTGATTCTGTCATGAAATTCGAATCGGACAAATACTCCAAGGAATATCTACTATCTATTATAAAGCAAGCAAGTGAATCCTCTGAATACGTCCATGCCAACGCACCGAAATTTATCCAGGCCACTTTGATTCAATGTTACGAGCAAGCTTGCAAATCAACATTCGCATTCTGTTTCCTAATTTCGATTTTCGCTTGGATTTCTTGCGGAGTAATCAAGGAATACAAACTACATACCTCGATGGAACGCAAATAG
- a CDS encoding uncharacterized protein (weakly similar to uniprot|Q05900 Saccharomyces cerevisiae YLR298C YHC1 U1 snRNP protein required for pre-mRNA splicing), translating to MVRFYCWYCKSYLTHDTASVRKSHLLGKNHIRLVADYYRNISLIEESKKLKRTKNRKPHEKEVTESRNAPRCVIHCPTNRRKRMMKITKNKDTLDDLDVLDAIYKGSPGYERIFRPENRIDIGHLLKVSKQPQRGNVNRNSVAKPTLNESTSVLPPPRTLAWNNTYSMKFHDPSLLQKSINHTVKQLKR from the coding sequence ATGGTAAGGTTTTATTGTTGGTACTGTAAATCATACCTTACACATGACACTGCCAGTGTGCGGAAATCACATCTTCTAGGAAAGAACCACATACGGCTTGTGGCCGACTATTATAGAAACATATCCTTGATCGAAGAATCCAAGAAGCTTAAACGTACGAAGAATAGGAAACCGCACGAGAAAGAAGTCACGGAATCAAGAAATGCTCCCCGATGCGTGATACATTGTCCGACGAATAGGAGGAAACGCATGATGAAAATAACGAAGAATAAAGACACTTTAGATGATCTTGATGTACTTGATGCAATTTACAAAGGATCTCCAGGTTACGAACGAATTTTCAGACCAGAGAACCGAATAGATATTGGTCATTTGTTAAAAGTGAGTAAACAGCCACAAAGAGGAAACGTAAACCGTAATAGTGTCGCAAAACCAACTTTAAACGAATCTACGTCCGTCCTCCCACCTCCAAGGACGTTGGCCTGGAATAATACTTACTCGATGAAGTTTCATGATCCgtctcttcttcagaagTCCATTAATCATACTGTGAAGCAGTTGAAGAGGTAA
- a CDS encoding ATP synthase subunit H (similar to uniprot|Q12349 Saccharomyces cerevisiae YLR295C ATP14 Subunit h of the F0 sector of mitochondrial F1F0 ATP synthase which is a large evolutionarily conserved enzyme complex required for ATP synthesis) encodes MFRAVPLTLRASRGFSTSFIRRNVIQDLYLKELKAVNLKPITAADAQGAVKPWTTPAAPKLPELELQSADALKEYASSGVETVSEANEQSAEVEEGDWLVLEELEDAHH; translated from the coding sequence ATGTTCAGAGCCGTACCATTGACCTTGAGAGCCAGCCGTGGTTTTTCCACCAGTTTCATCAGACGTAATGTCATCCAAGACCTATACTTAAAGGAATTGAAGGCCGTGAATTTGAAGCCAATCACAGCTGCCGATGCCCAAGGTGCTGTTAAGCCATGGACCACCCCAGCTGCTCCAAAGCTTCCAGAACTAGAATTGCAATCTGCcgatgctttgaaggaataCGCATCTTCTGGTGTCGAAACCGTCAGCGAAGCTAATGAACAATCTgctgaagttgaagaaggtgacTGGTTAGtgttggaagaattggaagatgCTCACCATTAA